In Prosthecomicrobium sp. N25, one DNA window encodes the following:
- a CDS encoding TM0106 family RecB-like putative nuclease, with amino-acid sequence MRNDQGTIILSPSDLMRFQGCRHATALDLRLALGEPLVPADDGAEAALLQKKGHAHEAAYLARLAAAELVEIARTDDFATAAAETTAAMRRGVPVIYQGALGFGPWQGWSDFIERVEEPSDLGPWSYEVADTKLKRRADPKHAIQLAIYSKAVAAIQGRLPSRAHVVIGSGERITIDLADVRHSVDRLAERLVAFVAAPHATVPEPTPSCRLCRWREHCDSHYDTTDSLVRVAGITRQQRRRLETTEIATLTALASSAEPVPRMAPETLSKLRTQARLQLGRRAGGPPTLELKALEPGRGFARLPRPSPGDLFFDMEGDPLVEGGREYLFGVFHEEGGFHAWWAHDEPAEKAALGAVLGFFVERLAADPAAHIYHYAEYEVTALKRLTQRYGTGEAVLDHLLRSQRFVDLYRVVQQGLQASEAGYSLKDLETFYLPKRDGEVATAGDSIVAYETWLETGEQAILDGIERYNEVDCRSTKGLRDWLLSVRPTDMGWFEHAADPTVPEEFVDAERDALRRRLDAARAQLGDPLADLLLELGSFHRRADKPAWWAHFDRLGRDAEDLIEDLECLADLRAIGPSDGASRTYTYPHQETKMREKAKPIVRELGKAVTIAALDRRQRRVTLAGTRATGPLPDRLDLLPAKPLDNGVLRTAVARNAAALADGGGGLRAIRDFLDRRPPRLLGLRPGEAIARTGDVVEAAVAAVGALHQSYLPIQGPPGTGKTYVSAKAIVALVRSGRRVAVSSNAHKAIDNLLLAVAGEARATGRPVAIVKKVSDASEAPDDPMIVVTRDNNAPLLSEADVVGGTAFLFARPEMAGMFDHLVVDEAGQVSIASLLAMAGAAENIVIVGDQMQLPQPVQGIHPGGSGLSTLDYLMEGRCTIAADRGLFLPVSRRMHPAVCRLVGELVYEGRLSSDNGAARQRIDGAPGLPPFGVLFEEIDHAGNAQTSEEEADRIVALHAALLGSSFTDRDGRTRRLGVEDVLVVSPYNAQVNLLTERLPDGARVGTVDRFQGQEAPASLISMATSSAEEMPRDVGFLFSLERLNVALSRAQALAVVVASPRLLDVPCASLDEMRLVNALCAVRAYARKGWP; translated from the coding sequence ATGCGAAACGACCAGGGCACGATCATTCTCTCGCCATCCGACCTCATGCGGTTCCAGGGCTGCAGGCACGCGACGGCGCTCGACCTCCGCTTGGCGCTGGGAGAGCCGCTTGTACCGGCCGACGACGGGGCAGAAGCCGCGCTGCTACAGAAGAAGGGTCACGCCCACGAGGCAGCCTATCTCGCACGGCTGGCTGCTGCCGAACTGGTTGAGATCGCGCGGACTGACGACTTCGCAACGGCGGCGGCCGAGACCACCGCGGCGATGCGGCGAGGTGTACCCGTGATCTACCAAGGTGCGCTCGGCTTCGGCCCCTGGCAGGGCTGGTCCGACTTCATCGAGCGCGTCGAGGAGCCCTCGGACCTTGGCCCGTGGTCCTACGAGGTGGCCGACACCAAGCTGAAGCGCCGCGCCGACCCGAAACACGCCATCCAGCTGGCGATCTACTCGAAGGCCGTCGCGGCGATCCAGGGCCGCCTGCCCTCCCGCGCGCACGTCGTCATCGGATCGGGAGAGCGGATCACCATCGACCTCGCCGACGTGCGCCACTCCGTCGATCGGCTCGCCGAGCGCCTCGTCGCTTTCGTCGCCGCACCCCACGCGACGGTTCCGGAACCGACGCCGTCCTGCAGGCTCTGCCGCTGGCGCGAGCACTGCGACAGCCACTACGATACCACAGACAGCCTCGTCCGGGTGGCCGGCATCACACGGCAACAACGCCGGCGGCTGGAGACGACGGAGATCGCGACGCTCACCGCCCTCGCTTCGTCGGCGGAGCCGGTGCCCCGGATGGCACCGGAGACGCTGAGCAAACTGCGAACTCAGGCGAGGCTCCAACTCGGCCGGCGCGCGGGCGGTCCACCCACGCTGGAACTCAAGGCCCTCGAACCCGGCCGCGGCTTCGCGCGCCTTCCGCGGCCGTCCCCGGGTGACCTCTTCTTCGACATGGAAGGCGATCCGCTGGTGGAAGGCGGGCGGGAATACCTCTTCGGGGTCTTCCACGAAGAGGGCGGCTTCCACGCCTGGTGGGCGCACGACGAACCCGCAGAGAAGGCGGCGCTCGGAGCCGTCCTCGGCTTCTTCGTCGAGCGCCTCGCAGCCGACCCGGCGGCGCACATCTACCACTACGCCGAGTACGAGGTGACGGCGCTGAAGCGGTTGACCCAGCGCTATGGGACCGGAGAAGCCGTCCTCGACCACCTCCTTCGCAGCCAGCGCTTCGTCGATCTCTACCGCGTCGTCCAGCAGGGCCTGCAGGCCTCAGAGGCCGGCTATTCGTTGAAGGATCTCGAAACCTTCTACCTCCCCAAGCGCGACGGCGAGGTCGCCACCGCCGGGGACAGCATCGTCGCCTACGAGACCTGGTTGGAGACCGGCGAACAGGCGATCCTCGACGGGATCGAGCGCTACAACGAGGTCGACTGCCGTTCGACGAAGGGCCTGCGCGACTGGCTCCTCTCCGTCCGACCGACGGATATGGGGTGGTTCGAACACGCCGCGGATCCGACTGTGCCCGAGGAGTTTGTCGACGCCGAGCGGGACGCGCTCCGCCGCCGGCTCGACGCCGCACGGGCCCAGCTTGGCGATCCCCTGGCAGACCTCCTCCTCGAACTCGGATCCTTCCACCGCCGCGCCGACAAGCCCGCCTGGTGGGCGCATTTCGACCGGCTCGGCCGCGACGCCGAGGACCTGATCGAGGATCTCGAATGTCTCGCCGACCTGAGGGCGATCGGCCCGTCTGATGGTGCGAGCCGCACCTACACCTATCCGCACCAAGAGACGAAGATGCGGGAGAAGGCCAAGCCCATCGTCCGCGAGCTCGGCAAGGCCGTGACGATCGCCGCGCTCGACCGCCGCCAGCGACGGGTGACGCTCGCCGGCACCAGAGCGACCGGCCCGCTCCCTGACCGGCTCGATCTCCTGCCGGCAAAGCCGCTCGACAATGGCGTGCTCCGCACCGCGGTCGCCCGGAACGCGGCGGCCCTGGCCGACGGCGGCGGCGGCCTTCGCGCAATCCGCGACTTCCTCGATCGGCGGCCGCCACGGCTCTTGGGCCTACGACCCGGCGAGGCGATCGCCCGGACGGGCGACGTGGTGGAGGCGGCAGTCGCCGCTGTCGGCGCCCTCCACCAGAGCTATCTCCCGATTCAGGGGCCGCCAGGTACCGGCAAGACCTATGTCAGCGCGAAGGCGATCGTCGCGTTGGTCCGGTCCGGCCGCCGCGTCGCGGTCTCCTCCAACGCCCACAAGGCGATCGACAATCTACTTCTCGCCGTGGCAGGCGAAGCGCGGGCCACTGGTCGGCCGGTCGCCATCGTCAAGAAGGTCTCCGACGCCTCCGAGGCACCGGACGACCCGATGATCGTCGTGACGAGGGACAACAACGCCCCCCTCCTCAGCGAGGCGGACGTGGTCGGCGGCACCGCCTTCCTGTTCGCCCGCCCGGAGATGGCCGGCATGTTCGACCACCTTGTCGTCGACGAGGCGGGCCAGGTCTCGATCGCCAGCCTCCTGGCGATGGCCGGTGCGGCCGAGAACATCGTCATCGTCGGCGACCAGATGCAGTTGCCGCAGCCGGTGCAGGGCATCCACCCCGGCGGGAGCGGGCTCTCCACGCTCGATTATCTGATGGAGGGTCGGTGCACGATCGCGGCCGACCGCGGTCTCTTCCTTCCCGTTTCCCGGCGCATGCACCCGGCCGTCTGCCGCCTCGTCGGCGAGCTCGTCTACGAGGGGCGCCTGTCGAGCGACAATGGCGCCGCCCGCCAACGGATCGACGGCGCGCCGGGATTGCCGCCTTTCGGCGTTCTCTTCGAGGAGATCGACCACGCCGGCAACGCCCAGACCAGCGAGGAGGAGGCCGACCGGATCGTCGCTCTTCACGCAGCCCTCCTCGGCTCCTCCTTCACCGACCGGGACGGCCGGACGCGCCGGCTCGGCGTCGAGGACGTCCTCGTCGTCAGCCCCTACAATGCGCAGGTGAACCTCCTGACGGAGCGCCTGCCGGACGGGGCACGCGTCGGCACGGTCGACCGCTTCCAGGGCCAGGAGGCACCCGCCAGCCTGATCTCGATGGCAACATCGAGCGCGGAGGAGATGCCGCGCGACGTCGGCTTCCTGTTCAGCCTGGAGCGGCTCAACGTCGCCCTGTCGCGCGCCCAGGCCCTTGCCGTTGTGGTTGCCTCGCCACGCCTCCTCGACGTGCCATGCGCGAGCCTCGACGAAATGCGTCTCGTCAATGCCCTCTGCGCAGTCCGCGCCTACGCTCGAAAAGGGTGGCCGTAA
- a CDS encoding helix-turn-helix domain-containing protein yields the protein MCRNRLTPPLAFDSTTVDRSAPLTFRELAAATRVVERQIRYMIAEGFVPPRGGRARADYGDDHVAVIRRHTDLRAKGLPPSAIKVLLEEGTAVPFSLAPGLTLMVEPRVIGSGADVEPLVPRLAEVLRTVLEKDRGHGD from the coding sequence TTGTGTCGAAACAGATTGACGCCGCCACTCGCTTTCGACAGTACAACCGTCGATAGGAGCGCGCCGTTAACATTTCGCGAGCTCGCAGCGGCAACTCGGGTCGTCGAGCGTCAGATCCGCTACATGATCGCCGAGGGCTTTGTCCCGCCGCGCGGTGGCCGGGCGAGAGCCGACTATGGCGACGATCATGTGGCGGTCATCCGGCGCCACACCGACCTGCGTGCGAAAGGCCTGCCGCCGTCCGCGATCAAGGTGCTCCTCGAAGAGGGAACGGCCGTGCCGTTCTCGTTGGCGCCGGGACTGACCCTCATGGTCGAGCCTCGGGTGATCGGCAGCGGGGCCGATGTCGAGCCCCTCGTGCCGCGCCTCGCCGAGGTCCTGCGGACCGTTTTGGAGAAGGATCGAGGCCATGGTGATTGA
- a CDS encoding NAD(P)H-dependent flavin oxidoreductase translates to MDAAGVIVTPFTRLVGARHPIVSAPMGRLSRPDLAAAVTNAGGVGAIGFSWDSPHHVEQLVRAMRQLTRDGPFVANFSLEWDQHERMEAALSAGARILSFFWGDPAPYVDRAKAAGALVLHTVGTPEEARRAVDLGVDVLVAQGNEAGGHVWGRLSTMVLVPLVADVAGRVPVLAAGGIADGRGLAAALMLGASGVWLGTRFLASTEAACHPDYKRRLVEAAATDTIETTLFDGGWPDAPSRVLRNRTVEAWEAAGRPGSGSRPGEGDEIGRTAEGQPIRRYSIASLLSGAQGDLDDFPVYAGQSVGLVREVRPASETVTNLIDEAVRAMAWGPQRDKPSSGRA, encoded by the coding sequence ATGGATGCCGCGGGGGTTATCGTGACTCCGTTCACCCGCCTCGTTGGAGCGCGCCATCCCATCGTGTCGGCGCCGATGGGGCGTCTCTCCCGACCGGACCTTGCCGCAGCCGTGACCAACGCCGGTGGCGTTGGGGCGATCGGTTTCAGTTGGGACAGCCCGCATCACGTCGAACAGTTGGTCAGGGCCATGCGGCAACTCACCCGCGACGGTCCCTTTGTCGCCAACTTCTCGCTCGAGTGGGATCAGCACGAGAGGATGGAGGCGGCGCTGTCGGCCGGCGCCCGGATCTTGTCCTTCTTCTGGGGTGATCCCGCGCCCTATGTGGATCGCGCAAAAGCCGCAGGGGCTCTGGTCCTGCACACCGTCGGGACACCCGAGGAGGCGCGAAGAGCCGTCGATCTCGGGGTGGACGTTTTGGTCGCCCAGGGCAACGAGGCCGGCGGTCACGTGTGGGGGCGGCTCTCCACCATGGTTCTGGTGCCGCTTGTGGCGGACGTTGCGGGGAGAGTCCCGGTCCTCGCCGCCGGCGGCATCGCCGATGGACGCGGCCTCGCAGCGGCTCTGATGCTGGGAGCTTCGGGTGTCTGGCTGGGCACGCGATTTCTCGCCTCGACCGAAGCGGCCTGCCACCCGGATTACAAGCGCCGTCTGGTCGAAGCGGCTGCGACCGATACGATCGAGACCACGCTCTTCGACGGCGGTTGGCCGGACGCACCGAGTCGCGTGTTGCGCAACCGTACGGTCGAGGCCTGGGAAGCGGCGGGCCGCCCAGGGTCCGGATCTCGACCCGGAGAAGGTGATGAGATCGGCCGCACAGCCGAGGGCCAGCCGATCCGGCGGTACTCGATCGCCAGTCTGCTCAGTGGCGCCCAAGGCGATCTCGATGACTTTCCCGTCTATGCAGGACAGTCGGTTGGTCTGGTAAGAGAGGTGCGGCCGGCGTCGGAGACGGTCACGAACCTGATCGACGAGGCCGTACGGGCCATGGCTTGGGGCCCGCAGCGAGACAAGCCTTCCTCGGGAAGGGCCTGA
- a CDS encoding protein kinase domain-containing protein, translating to MAIHGPQFTVTHGTTLKQIDDFLAQNTKAGDKILGKLDKATGNTILYVGGKTSLKDAVTGKAQQRKENAKNAFEQALAQTATGAKDGLSKAKAEQIDKLLSDIAKLRASTGQHGMTTSQFGALASAYLSAAKAISAPKPQATGEGPKLADLGPLGTAVKQAADALVSAFAGHGDMDAIADGLGDTIATGYLAGHATDEDRLAFATDNGKTLRTELRTAMEQALGPDGKARLDDPRTDDMLAAAFNRAASKMLPQNAELATTSSILGQGGKPVDLPHITIGGKEYKPERFLGEGGFAKVYGYQSVENPEERIAFKIMNPPAEGAKLEARDKITAEQGREIVNHMDIEGAGHENIIGFKGMLRTPDGRLGIAMETAPNGTVFDFAAKLDAMIGTGPGKISGEQANVLRLTLIQDMAAGLAHLQDAQGMAHLDFKSPNCLIDEEGRVKVADFGNAEAGAGIVAETAQLPANPAWLAPEVIIAKGKLAAITEDARKVQTNETKYVESNLKALFPTASKSDITALGRDIMKARSAELSAGAKAQREGIDTLDARADTFSLGQAAMDLFRGTYFGKETSFMSEVENDLAAFGKNPFNRAVDKPDMYGNLPSGALMKSTGDDDVDAFLNSLLDPVPSARPQLSTAIGDPIFTRPGVGSDAARGLLLAIIGGDAGAIDTAKGVLDNTVHAPPDRPLPPTPDQVGQMRV from the coding sequence ATGGCGATCCATGGACCGCAGTTCACCGTCACCCACGGGACCACGCTCAAGCAAATCGACGACTTCCTCGCCCAGAACACCAAAGCGGGCGACAAGATCCTCGGCAAGCTCGACAAGGCGACCGGCAACACGATCCTCTACGTCGGCGGAAAGACGTCCCTGAAGGACGCCGTCACCGGCAAGGCGCAGCAGCGCAAGGAGAACGCCAAGAACGCCTTCGAGCAGGCGCTCGCCCAAACCGCCACGGGCGCCAAGGACGGGCTCAGCAAGGCCAAGGCCGAACAGATCGACAAGCTGCTCTCCGACATCGCCAAACTGCGCGCCTCGACCGGCCAGCACGGCATGACGACGAGCCAGTTCGGCGCTCTCGCCTCCGCCTACCTGTCCGCCGCCAAGGCGATCTCGGCGCCGAAGCCGCAAGCGACCGGCGAGGGGCCGAAGCTCGCCGATCTCGGCCCCCTCGGCACGGCCGTGAAACAGGCGGCGGACGCCCTCGTCAGCGCGTTTGCCGGCCATGGCGACATGGACGCCATCGCGGACGGGCTCGGCGATACCATCGCGACGGGCTATCTCGCGGGCCACGCCACCGACGAAGATCGCCTCGCCTTCGCCACCGACAACGGCAAGACGCTCCGGACCGAACTCCGGACCGCGATGGAGCAGGCGCTCGGCCCCGACGGCAAGGCCCGGCTGGACGATCCGAGGACCGACGACATGCTCGCCGCCGCGTTCAACCGCGCCGCATCGAAGATGCTGCCCCAGAACGCCGAATTGGCGACCACCTCGTCGATCCTGGGCCAGGGCGGCAAGCCAGTCGACCTCCCCCACATCACCATCGGCGGCAAGGAATACAAGCCGGAGCGCTTCCTGGGCGAGGGCGGCTTCGCCAAGGTCTACGGCTACCAGTCCGTGGAGAACCCGGAGGAGCGCATCGCCTTCAAGATCATGAACCCGCCCGCCGAGGGGGCCAAGCTCGAGGCGCGCGACAAGATCACGGCCGAGCAGGGCCGCGAGATCGTCAATCACATGGACATCGAGGGCGCCGGCCACGAGAACATCATCGGCTTCAAGGGCATGCTCCGCACGCCAGACGGCCGCCTCGGCATCGCCATGGAGACCGCGCCGAACGGGACGGTGTTCGACTTCGCCGCGAAGCTGGACGCCATGATCGGCACCGGCCCGGGCAAGATTTCCGGGGAACAGGCCAACGTGCTGCGCCTCACCCTGATCCAAGACATGGCGGCTGGCCTGGCGCATCTCCAGGATGCCCAGGGCATGGCGCATCTCGACTTCAAGTCGCCGAACTGCCTCATCGACGAGGAGGGCCGGGTCAAGGTGGCCGACTTCGGCAATGCCGAGGCGGGCGCCGGGATCGTCGCCGAAACCGCCCAGCTGCCGGCCAACCCGGCCTGGCTCGCCCCTGAAGTCATCATCGCCAAAGGCAAGCTCGCGGCGATTACCGAAGATGCGCGAAAGGTCCAGACCAACGAGACCAAGTATGTCGAGTCGAACCTGAAGGCGCTGTTTCCAACCGCCAGCAAGAGCGACATCACCGCGCTCGGCCGGGACATCATGAAGGCGCGCTCGGCGGAGTTGAGCGCGGGCGCGAAGGCGCAGCGCGAAGGCATCGACACCCTGGATGCGCGAGCCGATACGTTCAGCCTCGGGCAGGCCGCCATGGACCTGTTCCGCGGCACCTATTTCGGCAAGGAGACCTCATTCATGTCCGAAGTCGAGAACGACCTTGCGGCCTTCGGCAAGAATCCCTTCAACCGCGCGGTCGACAAGCCGGACATGTACGGCAATCTGCCGAGCGGCGCGCTCATGAAGTCGACCGGCGACGACGACGTCGACGCCTTCCTGAACAGCCTGCTCGATCCCGTGCCGAGCGCCCGCCCGCAGCTCTCCACCGCGATCGGCGACCCGATCTTCACACGTCCGGGCGTCGGCAGCGATGCGGCTCGCGGCCTGCTCCTGGCCATCATAGGCGGCGATGCCGGGGCGATCGACACCGCCAAGGGCGTGCTCGACAACACCGTCCACGCGCCCCCGGACCGCCCCCTGCCGCCGACCCCCGACCAGGTCGGCCAAATGCGAGTGTGA
- a CDS encoding PBP1A family penicillin-binding protein: MSPIRVLVGLGAVAVLTLVGFLVFCLATLPHDGGLRGQSAGSAVFVADDGRAFAMRGQIRGGVASLADLGPHLPRAIVAIEDRRFYEHPGFDIRGMARALWRNLSSGGTVEGASTLTQQLARLLYLSPDRTLRRKVQEVMLAVWLEHQLGKDEILVRYLNTAYFGAGTYGVDAAARRYFEKAPKDLSLGEAAMLAGLVRAPTQLAPHRNLDSARARARTVLAAMRDADMITAADVEAAGLDRVAIRSLHFPASDGAGYFVDMAAAELRALFGEMPADFMVRTTLDPALQALAEEVIEARLSAEGGAKRIGQAALVAIGPDGAVKAAVGGRDYAASQFNRVTQARRQPGSLFKLFVYLAALEHGADPDTRVVDRPVRIGDWEPQNYGGGHAGTMDLRQAFAKSINTVAVQLSEEVGRDRVIATARRLGIRSEIPSVPSIALGTAEVSLMEITGAYGSIATGREPFEPFLVQTVEGPDRRLYDRARAAPAAAPPSNPDRAGAREAMRDLLASVVRSGTGHGAAVAGTAVAGKTGTTQDNRDAWFVGYTDALIVGVWVGNDDNTPMQGVTGGDVPAAIWHDFVAKAVATRPSPPPAIRRPADGVAAMTGDPDARAAPGPTGSAPADAEVSADQDREAVSGRAKVIDTATLEIDGTVVRLKGIEPSRGRPARSLARFIRRKPLDCQRIADGWHRCEVGGRDLAWIILSAGGSSASPDADDAQREAEAIARERRLGIWRRR; this comes from the coding sequence TTGTCCCCCATCCGCGTCCTCGTCGGCCTCGGCGCCGTCGCGGTCCTGACCCTCGTCGGTTTCCTGGTCTTCTGCCTCGCCACGCTGCCCCATGACGGCGGCCTGCGCGGCCAGTCGGCCGGATCGGCGGTCTTCGTTGCCGACGATGGCCGCGCCTTCGCGATGCGCGGGCAGATCAGGGGCGGCGTCGCTTCGCTGGCCGACTTGGGGCCGCATCTTCCGCGGGCGATCGTGGCCATCGAGGACCGTCGCTTCTACGAGCACCCGGGCTTCGACATCCGCGGCATGGCGCGCGCGCTGTGGCGCAACCTGTCGAGCGGCGGGACGGTCGAGGGCGCCAGCACGCTGACCCAGCAGCTCGCGCGCCTGCTCTACCTGTCGCCGGACCGCACCCTCCGGCGAAAGGTGCAGGAGGTCATGCTGGCGGTCTGGCTCGAACACCAGCTCGGGAAGGACGAGATCCTCGTTCGCTACCTGAACACGGCCTATTTCGGCGCCGGCACCTACGGGGTCGACGCCGCCGCCCGGCGCTATTTCGAGAAGGCCCCGAAGGACCTTTCCCTCGGCGAGGCGGCCATGCTGGCCGGCCTCGTGCGCGCCCCGACCCAACTCGCGCCGCACCGCAACCTCGACTCCGCCCGCGCCCGCGCCAGGACGGTCCTCGCCGCCATGCGGGACGCCGACATGATCACCGCCGCCGATGTCGAAGCCGCAGGGCTCGACCGCGTGGCGATCCGTTCATTGCATTTCCCAGCCTCGGACGGGGCGGGCTATTTCGTCGACATGGCCGCCGCGGAGCTGCGTGCCCTGTTCGGCGAGATGCCCGCCGATTTCATGGTCCGCACGACTCTCGATCCTGCCCTGCAGGCCCTCGCCGAGGAGGTGATCGAGGCCCGGCTCTCTGCCGAGGGAGGTGCCAAGCGTATCGGACAAGCCGCCCTGGTCGCGATCGGTCCCGATGGCGCCGTCAAGGCCGCGGTGGGCGGGCGCGACTATGCGGCCAGCCAGTTCAACCGGGTGACCCAGGCGCGCCGCCAACCCGGCTCGCTGTTCAAGCTGTTCGTCTATCTCGCGGCGCTGGAGCACGGGGCGGACCCGGATACCCGTGTGGTGGACCGACCGGTCAGGATCGGCGACTGGGAGCCGCAGAATTACGGCGGCGGCCATGCCGGCACGATGGACCTGCGCCAGGCCTTCGCCAAGTCGATCAACACGGTAGCGGTGCAGCTGTCCGAGGAGGTCGGCCGGGACCGGGTGATCGCGACGGCGCGACGCCTGGGCATTCGGTCCGAAATCCCGTCCGTGCCCAGCATAGCGCTCGGCACCGCCGAGGTGAGCCTCATGGAGATCACCGGTGCCTACGGCAGCATCGCGACCGGCCGCGAGCCCTTCGAGCCGTTCCTGGTGCAGACCGTCGAAGGCCCCGATCGTCGGCTCTATGACCGTGCTAGGGCGGCCCCCGCTGCCGCTCCCCCGTCCAATCCGGACCGCGCCGGCGCGCGCGAGGCCATGCGGGATCTCCTCGCCTCGGTGGTGCGGAGCGGGACCGGCCACGGCGCCGCCGTCGCCGGGACGGCCGTCGCCGGCAAGACCGGGACCACGCAGGACAACCGCGACGCCTGGTTCGTCGGCTACACGGACGCGTTGATCGTGGGCGTTTGGGTCGGCAACGACGACAATACGCCGATGCAGGGCGTCACCGGCGGGGATGTCCCGGCGGCGATCTGGCACGACTTCGTCGCCAAGGCGGTCGCGACCCGTCCGTCGCCCCCGCCCGCCATCCGTCGACCCGCCGACGGGGTCGCCGCGATGACCGGCGATCCCGATGCGAGAGCCGCACCCGGCCCGACCGGATCGGCGCCCGCTGACGCCGAAGTATCGGCGGATCAGGACCGCGAGGCCGTCAGCGGTCGTGCCAAGGTAATCGATACCGCAACCCTCGAGATCGACGGAACCGTGGTGCGCCTGAAGGGGATCGAACCCTCGCGCGGACGACCAGCCCGCTCGCTCGCCCGATTCATCCGCCGCAAGCCCCTGGACTGCCAGCGGATCGCAGACGGCTGGCACCGCTGCGAGGTCGGCGGACGCGACCTCGCCTGGATCATCCTCAGCGCCGGCGGCAGTTCCGCGAGCCCGGACGCCGACGATGCCCAACGGGAGGCCGAAGCCATCGCCCGCGAGCGGCGTCTTGGGATCTGGCGCCGTCGCTGA
- a CDS encoding nucleoside deaminase, with amino-acid sequence MTVFDESNDETMLRRAFAVARAAREGGEHPFGAILVGPDGAVLMEQPNAYNAEGQDMTAHAERMLATRASKRWPPDFLASCTMFSSAEPCAMCSGAIYWAGIGRVVYGQAETDVKAVTGDHPENPTLDLPCRTVFAHGQRVVVVKGPLLAEEASSLHAGFWTADKPQSA; translated from the coding sequence ATGACCGTGTTCGACGAGTCCAACGACGAGACGATGCTTCGCCGCGCCTTTGCGGTCGCCCGTGCCGCACGGGAGGGCGGCGAGCACCCGTTCGGCGCGATCCTGGTCGGCCCCGACGGGGCCGTGCTCATGGAGCAGCCGAATGCCTACAACGCGGAAGGGCAGGACATGACGGCGCATGCCGAACGCATGCTGGCCACGCGGGCATCGAAGCGCTGGCCGCCGGACTTCCTCGCCAGTTGCACCATGTTCAGCTCGGCCGAACCCTGCGCGATGTGCTCGGGCGCGATCTACTGGGCCGGTATCGGCCGGGTCGTCTACGGTCAGGCCGAGACGGACGTCAAGGCCGTGACCGGGGACCATCCCGAGAACCCCACCCTCGACCTGCCCTGCCGGACGGTCTTCGCGCACGGCCAACGCGTGGTCGTCGTCAAAGGACCGCTCCTGGCGGAGGAGGCCTCTTCGCTTCATGCCGGGTTCTGGACTGCCGACAAGCCTCAGAGCGCCTGA
- a CDS encoding type III secretion system chaperone yields the protein MADVETLTRVLAEAGARDDAIAGVLRTAANAWLVRFEDVDVEIEYDSAGDRLVFASVIGPVPQQKREEILEALLAYSFLARETGGVHMAMTAPGGEAVQMAAVPGEGAGVDRLVTVVTNMAENTRIWRAMFASAMGLGAAEPVDVPGMMIRI from the coding sequence ATGGCAGACGTTGAGACCCTGACGCGTGTGCTGGCCGAGGCCGGCGCACGCGACGACGCCATCGCGGGCGTGCTCCGGACGGCCGCAAACGCGTGGCTGGTCCGTTTCGAGGATGTCGACGTCGAGATCGAGTACGACTCCGCCGGCGACCGCCTGGTCTTCGCCTCGGTGATCGGTCCGGTCCCGCAGCAGAAGCGGGAGGAGATCCTGGAGGCGCTGCTCGCCTATTCGTTCCTGGCGCGCGAGACCGGCGGGGTTCACATGGCGATGACCGCGCCGGGCGGCGAGGCCGTCCAGATGGCCGCCGTCCCGGGCGAGGGCGCGGGCGTCGACCGGCTCGTCACGGTCGTGACCAACATGGCCGAGAACACACGGATCTGGCGCGCCATGTTCGCCTCCGCGATGGGGCTCGGCGCGGCCGAACCGGTCGACGTGCCGGGCATGATGATCCGCATCTGA